From Cellulomonas chengniuliangii, the proteins below share one genomic window:
- the mpaB gene encoding daptide biosynthesis RiPP recognition protein: MPTRRSEIEPFAELVRAGRSGRLWQGQATRVETFQAFANVLGSGERFAAGTGVTLMPLRHPYEAAIQARSLAILSGEPVIAGFGPGSVQFQQSLLGEPYAKPLVAAREYLQVVTQLLREGTADLDGQYFRVHATLPLMVAPRVDVGLGVLRPGMARLAGRVADAAITWLTPASYLRDVVGPALQEGAADAGRTVPRQVAMVPFALLEPGRDIEEIVLASNEGHLAQPHYLDMLATSGIDVATSDPGSQARALVKGGAFLLGTPAEIAEQLDAYRAAGVGEVVLNATGVARTLGARHALADLEAVIDEWRGPSPALVNGRRSTTARRDASDERPAPTMRAVGARLLSWAAGEAPDAGTPAGRVVVLADAAHLEPLLDGELVDPTTLVLAPRTPGAPAVAGAVVRYTGRLDLPSTTCAVIGSETYLDVTTYSSTRPLAEGPRLVRFVDDADVHQLVGDVGAARETGTFPALLLHGAVHLTDLPALGVPTSRGGPAHRLFVAADGSCAVAPGAPVLGAVTDPLSALESQWSASTGPADGPRPTAGAGTAWAALADAVAADPWLPRYVQAVRLLRTLAVRGIRDVHVSGFGAHLADGVGAEVAPLPTDPLVSWNDRSAYLGDPVTGRSFAVGTGVAQIVDALVRFGSDCVGTLVRPEHAQQVRERLDGLGVTLRLH, translated from the coding sequence GTGCCCACCCGGCGTTCCGAGATCGAGCCGTTCGCGGAGCTGGTCAGGGCAGGACGGTCGGGCCGGCTGTGGCAGGGCCAGGCGACGCGCGTCGAGACGTTCCAGGCGTTCGCGAACGTGCTGGGCTCGGGCGAGCGGTTCGCCGCCGGCACGGGCGTGACGCTGATGCCGCTGCGGCACCCGTACGAGGCCGCGATCCAGGCGCGCAGCCTCGCGATCCTCAGCGGTGAGCCGGTGATCGCCGGCTTCGGCCCCGGGTCGGTCCAGTTCCAGCAGTCGCTGCTCGGCGAGCCCTACGCGAAGCCCCTCGTCGCAGCCCGCGAGTACCTCCAGGTCGTCACGCAGCTCCTCCGGGAGGGGACGGCCGACCTGGACGGGCAGTACTTCCGCGTGCACGCCACCCTGCCGTTGATGGTCGCCCCGCGCGTGGACGTCGGCCTTGGCGTCCTGCGGCCCGGGATGGCCCGGCTGGCGGGCCGGGTGGCGGACGCGGCGATCACCTGGCTCACACCGGCGTCCTACCTGCGGGACGTCGTCGGGCCGGCCCTCCAGGAGGGCGCCGCCGACGCAGGACGGACCGTTCCCCGCCAGGTCGCCATGGTGCCGTTCGCCCTCCTCGAGCCCGGTCGGGACATCGAGGAGATCGTGCTCGCGAGCAACGAGGGGCACCTCGCGCAGCCCCACTACCTCGACATGCTCGCGACGTCGGGGATCGACGTCGCGACGAGCGACCCGGGCTCCCAGGCGCGTGCGCTGGTCAAGGGAGGTGCGTTCCTCCTCGGCACGCCGGCGGAGATCGCCGAGCAGCTGGACGCCTACCGTGCCGCCGGGGTGGGCGAGGTCGTGCTCAACGCCACCGGGGTCGCGCGCACGCTCGGTGCCCGCCACGCGCTCGCCGACCTCGAGGCCGTCATCGACGAGTGGCGGGGGCCGTCGCCCGCGCTGGTGAACGGCCGCCGCTCGACGACGGCCCGCCGCGATGCGTCCGACGAGCGACCGGCACCGACGATGCGTGCGGTCGGCGCGCGGCTGCTGTCCTGGGCGGCCGGCGAGGCCCCCGACGCCGGGACGCCCGCCGGGCGGGTGGTCGTGCTGGCCGACGCCGCCCACCTCGAGCCGCTCCTCGACGGTGAGCTGGTCGACCCCACCACGCTCGTGCTCGCGCCGCGCACACCGGGTGCGCCCGCCGTCGCGGGTGCCGTGGTGCGCTACACGGGCCGGCTGGACCTGCCCTCGACGACGTGCGCGGTCATCGGGAGCGAAACCTACCTCGACGTCACGACGTACTCGAGCACGCGCCCGCTGGCCGAAGGACCGCGGCTGGTCCGGTTCGTCGACGACGCGGACGTCCACCAGCTCGTCGGCGACGTCGGGGCGGCGCGCGAGACCGGCACCTTCCCCGCGCTGCTCCTGCACGGCGCCGTGCACCTCACCGACCTGCCGGCGCTCGGCGTCCCCACCTCGCGCGGGGGCCCCGCGCACCGGCTCTTCGTGGCCGCCGACGGGTCGTGCGCGGTCGCGCCGGGCGCGCCCGTCCTCGGAGCCGTGACCGACCCGCTCTCCGCTCTGGAGTCGCAGTGGTCGGCGTCGACGGGGCCGGCCGACGGTCCGCGGCCGACCGCAGGTGCCGGCACCGCCTGGGCTGCGCTGGCCGACGCGGTGGCAGCCGACCCCTGGCTGCCCCGGTACGTCCAGGCGGTGCGGCTGCTGCGCACGCTCGCCGTCCGCGGGATCCGCGACGTCCACGTCTCCGGCTTCGGTGCGCACCTCGCCGACGGGGTCGGCGCCGAGGTGGCGCCGCTCCCGACAGATCCGCTGGTCAGCTGGAACGACCGGTCCGCCTACCTGGGGGACCCGGTGACCGGTCGGTCGTTCGCCGTCGGCACCGGGGTGGCGCAGATCGTCGACGCCCTTGTGCGCTTCGGATCGGACTGCGTCGGGACGCTCGTGCGCCCCGAGCACGCCCAGCAGGTACGAGAACGTCTTGACGGTCTCGGGGTGACCCTGCGCCTGCACTGA
- a CDS encoding ABC transporter ATP-binding protein: MSSAPAVLFDGVCKSFGSRVAVQDVSFQVDPGRIVALLGPNGAGKTTSLRIALGLVTPTSGRATVLGHDFASLPDAGRRVGLAMDGIGAVRGATGRRELEIWARATGVSRRRVDDVLGLVELTDAARRRVAKYSTGMKQRLALATALLADPEVLVLDEPTNGLDPEGIRWLRGLLRGFADEGRTVLISTHILSELSQHIDDVVVLDTTLRFDGTLDEFTSSGAVSVEDRYFELVSTRRPEGSHHA, translated from the coding sequence ATGAGCTCGGCTCCGGCCGTCCTGTTCGACGGCGTCTGCAAGTCGTTCGGCTCGCGTGTCGCCGTCCAGGACGTCTCCTTCCAGGTCGATCCCGGACGCATCGTCGCGCTGCTGGGCCCCAACGGCGCCGGGAAGACCACGAGCCTGCGCATCGCGCTCGGCCTGGTCACCCCGACGTCGGGACGCGCGACCGTGCTGGGGCACGACTTCGCGAGCCTGCCCGACGCCGGCCGGCGCGTAGGACTGGCGATGGACGGGATCGGCGCCGTGCGCGGCGCGACGGGCCGCCGCGAGCTGGAGATCTGGGCGCGGGCCACCGGGGTGTCACGCCGGCGGGTCGACGACGTGCTCGGCCTCGTCGAGCTCACCGACGCGGCACGCCGGCGGGTCGCCAAGTACTCCACCGGGATGAAGCAGCGGCTCGCCCTGGCGACCGCCCTGCTCGCCGACCCCGAGGTGCTGGTGCTGGACGAGCCGACCAACGGGCTCGACCCCGAGGGCATCCGCTGGCTGCGCGGGCTCCTGCGCGGCTTCGCGGACGAGGGCCGCACCGTGCTCATCTCGACCCACATCCTGTCCGAGCTGAGCCAGCACATCGACGACGTCGTCGTGCTGGACACCACGCTCCGGTTCGACGGCACCCTCGACGAGTTCACGTCGTCCGGTGCCGTCTCCGTCGAGGACCGCTACTTCGAGCTCGTGTCGACCCGTCGGCCGGAGGGAAGCCACCATGCGTGA
- the mpaM gene encoding daptide-type RiPP biosynthesis methyltransferase, whose amino-acid sequence MSALLDLPLRADGAALAALRELDGVATVHDVYDVVGSAIYDDLAQLDRHEVPELTRALRHVRGPVLELAAGSGRLTLPLLALGLEVHALDLSASMLDLLGERLETVPQRMRERCRPVQGDMAAFELPQTFDAVVLGTTSVSLLEPAARRSMLRCVARHLAPDGVFLLSTVARTRSDASEPDVLRGASGRTYRLFEEWPDSTDACTIVIVPDPDPAGAVQVCTSVVNVVDTAVLGAELQEAGLVVTAVHPLAPAGAGRTATLLETRAAR is encoded by the coding sequence ATGAGCGCTCTCCTCGACCTGCCGCTGCGCGCGGACGGTGCCGCACTCGCGGCGTTGCGCGAGCTCGACGGCGTGGCCACCGTCCACGACGTCTACGACGTCGTCGGCTCCGCGATCTACGACGACCTGGCCCAGCTGGACCGGCACGAGGTCCCCGAGCTGACCCGGGCGCTGCGGCACGTGCGGGGGCCGGTGCTGGAGCTGGCCGCCGGGTCGGGCCGGCTGACGCTGCCGCTCTTGGCCCTCGGGCTCGAGGTCCACGCCCTGGACCTGTCGGCGAGCATGCTGGACCTGCTGGGCGAGCGGCTCGAGACCGTGCCGCAGCGCATGCGGGAGCGGTGCCGCCCGGTGCAGGGCGACATGGCCGCGTTCGAGCTGCCGCAGACGTTCGACGCGGTCGTCCTGGGCACCACGTCGGTGTCGCTGCTCGAGCCGGCGGCCCGCCGATCGATGCTGCGCTGCGTCGCCCGGCACCTCGCCCCGGACGGCGTCTTCCTGCTCTCGACGGTCGCGCGCACCCGGTCCGACGCGTCCGAGCCGGACGTGCTGCGCGGTGCGAGCGGGCGCACGTACCGGCTGTTCGAGGAGTGGCCGGACAGTACCGACGCGTGCACGATCGTCATCGTCCCGGACCCCGACCCGGCGGGAGCCGTCCAGGTCTGCACGTCGGTGGTCAACGTCGTCGACACCGCGGTGCTCGGGGCCGAGCTGCAGGAGGCCGGTCTCGTCGTGACCGCCGTGCACCCGCTGGCGCCGGCCGGAGCCGGTCGCACCGCGACGCTGCTCGAGACGAGGGCGGCACGGTGA
- a CDS encoding daptide-type RiPP has product MNANDGIDLLAPLELEMQELEPMDAPGFWSNFKDGVLVSLAVSAIYGGVASAVVT; this is encoded by the coding sequence ATGAACGCAAACGACGGGATCGACCTCCTGGCGCCGCTGGAGCTCGAGATGCAGGAGCTCGAGCCGATGGACGCGCCGGGTTTCTGGTCGAACTTCAAGGACGGCGTCCTGGTGTCGCTCGCCGTGTCCGCCATCTACGGCGGTGTGGCCAGCGCTGTCGTCACCTGA
- a CDS encoding daptide-type RiPP, whose protein sequence is MDTMSDAHVRELLAPLELDMQELEPMDAPGFWSVSGYISGAVVGSAASYVVVTVSISTITIT, encoded by the coding sequence ATGGACACGATGTCAGACGCGCACGTGCGGGAGCTTCTCGCGCCGCTGGAGCTCGACATGCAGGAGCTCGAGCCGATGGACGCCCCGGGTTTCTGGAGCGTCTCCGGGTACATCAGTGGCGCTGTCGTGGGCAGTGCCGCCAGCTACGTGGTGGTCACGGTCTCGATCTCGACGATCACGATCACGTGA
- the mpaB gene encoding daptide biosynthesis RiPP recognition protein, translating to MSWATARTSATRPGGAPGVATIVAEDPDHVEALLAGDCVDDDSVILSPDEHPDPRVVRYRGSLTVPGDEGSINDEVFLQTQEYRSCPYVSVLGPTFVRITHPTDLDVFLRDADAARATGQIADYLLEPALRVADGCALGESAGGAGPRSRLVVRGGGEVSTSPTGTALGAVGDGLAELVRRHDEINDAATQPCAVSLGAVVDDQVRTQALDSRPWLGRYLAGVDAIKALRARGGTGLHLSGFGHRLSSAVEGIDARDETSPLLLLWSDDAAYVVEPATRRTVRIALRTGALVEAILVAGSVEAAAAVVDPTAVAEVGRTLSAAGFPVPSGVLA from the coding sequence ATGTCCTGGGCGACCGCCCGGACGTCGGCGACGCGCCCCGGGGGAGCGCCGGGCGTCGCGACGATCGTCGCGGAGGACCCCGACCACGTCGAGGCGCTCCTGGCGGGCGACTGCGTGGACGACGACTCCGTGATCCTGTCGCCCGACGAGCACCCGGACCCTCGCGTGGTGCGGTACCGCGGGTCCCTCACGGTCCCCGGTGACGAGGGCTCCATCAACGACGAGGTCTTCCTGCAGACGCAGGAGTACCGGTCGTGCCCGTACGTGTCCGTCCTCGGCCCCACCTTCGTCCGCATCACGCACCCGACCGACCTGGACGTGTTCTTGCGGGACGCCGACGCGGCACGGGCGACCGGGCAGATCGCCGACTACCTCCTGGAGCCCGCTCTGCGGGTCGCGGACGGGTGCGCGCTGGGCGAGTCCGCAGGCGGCGCCGGGCCGCGCTCGCGCCTGGTGGTCCGGGGTGGCGGCGAGGTCTCCACCTCGCCCACCGGAACCGCGCTCGGTGCGGTCGGCGACGGCCTCGCGGAGCTGGTCCGCCGCCACGACGAGATCAACGACGCCGCGACGCAGCCGTGCGCGGTGAGCCTGGGCGCGGTCGTCGACGACCAGGTGCGCACGCAGGCGCTGGACAGCCGCCCGTGGCTCGGGCGGTACCTGGCGGGGGTCGACGCGATCAAGGCGCTGCGGGCCCGCGGGGGCACGGGGCTGCACCTCTCGGGGTTCGGCCACCGGCTGTCCTCGGCCGTCGAGGGCATCGACGCCCGCGACGAGACCAGTCCGCTCCTGCTGCTGTGGTCGGACGACGCGGCCTACGTGGTCGAGCCGGCCACCCGGCGGACCGTGCGCATCGCGCTGCGCACAGGTGCGTTGGTCGAGGCGATCCTGGTGGCCGGGTCCGTCGAGGCGGCGGCCGCCGTGGTGGACCCCACCGCTGTCGCCGAGGTCGGCCGGACGCTCTCCGCCGCGGGGTTCCCGGTGCCGTCGGGCGTGCTCGCATGA
- the mpaD gene encoding daptide-type RiPP biosynthesis aminotransferase — protein sequence MHPLWPFFVPPHEQDDPQIRLESAHGVRVRLTDGSTLLDGTSGLWNTNLGYGNAAIARACAEALQTASYLSTFRFESVHARRAAQALVDVTGDVYARVLFSTSGSAANDLVMKLARHYQVLGGQPRRQLVVGLRDSYHGLTYGSFSLTGEDLGQALYGVDRRLVRHTAPNDLDELSTLLAHQGHLVAAVVVEPMLGTGAVPLTDEFVRALLAARDEHGFLLVADEVATGFGRTGSLFASDRWPARPDVLLTSKALTNGTSATSAVLVSEDVARRFHDSGAVFVHGETQAGSPVAAAAVVATLEEMERLDAVALGHQVSAGLDAGIAALQRSDQRVTETRGVGCFRAVDVLGDDGEPLDPHAVGALVRAVRRAGAIVHPGVGGIQLVPALTSTPADVAELFDRVSEGLAELTASSALTVATTPP from the coding sequence ATGCACCCGCTGTGGCCCTTCTTCGTGCCCCCGCACGAGCAGGACGACCCGCAGATCCGGCTCGAGTCGGCGCACGGGGTCCGGGTCCGGCTCACGGACGGCAGCACGCTGCTCGACGGCACGAGCGGTCTGTGGAACACCAACCTCGGGTACGGGAACGCCGCCATCGCGCGGGCGTGCGCCGAGGCCCTGCAGACGGCCTCGTACCTGAGTACCTTCCGGTTCGAGAGCGTGCACGCGCGCCGGGCTGCGCAGGCGCTGGTCGACGTGACGGGTGACGTGTACGCGCGGGTCCTCTTCTCGACGTCCGGCAGCGCCGCGAACGACCTGGTCATGAAGCTGGCCCGGCACTACCAGGTGCTCGGCGGCCAGCCGCGACGGCAGCTCGTCGTCGGCCTGCGCGACAGCTACCACGGGCTCACCTACGGCAGCTTCTCGCTCACGGGCGAGGACCTGGGCCAGGCGCTCTACGGGGTGGACCGCCGCCTCGTGCGGCACACCGCCCCGAACGACCTGGACGAGCTGTCCACCCTCCTGGCGCACCAGGGCCACCTCGTCGCGGCCGTCGTCGTCGAGCCCATGCTGGGTACGGGGGCCGTGCCGCTCACGGACGAGTTCGTCCGCGCGCTGCTGGCCGCCCGTGACGAGCACGGCTTCCTGCTGGTGGCCGACGAGGTCGCGACCGGCTTCGGGCGCACCGGGTCCCTGTTCGCCAGCGACCGGTGGCCCGCACGACCCGACGTGCTCCTCACCTCCAAAGCGCTGACCAACGGCACGTCCGCGACGTCGGCGGTGCTCGTCTCGGAGGACGTCGCACGCCGGTTCCACGACAGCGGTGCCGTCTTCGTGCACGGCGAGACGCAGGCCGGCTCGCCGGTCGCCGCGGCCGCCGTCGTGGCCACGCTGGAGGAGATGGAGCGGCTCGACGCGGTGGCGCTGGGGCACCAGGTGTCCGCCGGGCTCGACGCCGGGATCGCCGCGCTGCAGCGGTCCGACCAGCGCGTGACCGAGACGCGCGGCGTGGGGTGCTTCCGGGCGGTGGACGTCCTCGGCGACGACGGCGAGCCGCTCGACCCGCACGCCGTCGGCGCCCTGGTCCGTGCGGTCCGGCGGGCCGGCGCCATCGTCCACCCGGGCGTCGGCGGCATCCAGCTGGTGCCCGCGCTCACCTCGACACCCGCGGACGTCGCCGAGCTGTTCGACCGCGTGTCCGAGGGCCTGGCCGAGCTCACGGCCTCCTCCGCTCTCACGGTGGCCACCACGCCACCGTGA
- the mpaP gene encoding daptide biosynthesis intramembrane metalloprotease: protein MSRPGRSAPVAVAEPQTGLPRTLRLAEGAELLERDTEDAVCVARAPDGRYVRVAADMERLLRALDGRRTAADLARELGPRWTVEAVEAALFRLIAMRLLETGAKPPRPRGSKLVTFVPPLTVQLTVLRPERLFARLRPVIAVLLSRYAVAAALVVVLGGLVALVVQGARVHDALGHPLPVAVLLAVAAASFVTSALHEFGHGAALAHHGGRPSRLGMMLFYLSPAFFCDVTDGWRLGDRTARVRVALAGILVQLVVAAVAALAALAVPGPWGSALLVLAVTTTVTGLMNLIPFVKLDGYIALMSHVDVPFLRERSMTDARRSVARVLYGGRYERELPQVTWAVPFGLASLVFPAVLVLAALRIWFPIILGLGILGAAVVISGLAVAARFAVRATGRLLVEARAAGTSALRRRVVTTLVVALGCATLLVPVPYTVAGGFEQDDGHLSFVVAQSADLDALAPGTPVTLARRGVVTSTELGTTAVGSEAPRDGTAPLAALLPVAASAAQVPVVLVPLEPEIETGESVGSAVADLGTRRLGTWLYLNYFAQLWR from the coding sequence GTGAGCCGGCCGGGCCGCTCGGCGCCCGTCGCCGTCGCCGAGCCGCAGACCGGGCTCCCCCGCACGCTCCGACTCGCCGAGGGGGCGGAGCTGCTCGAGCGTGACACCGAGGACGCGGTGTGCGTCGCCCGGGCACCCGACGGCAGGTACGTCCGCGTGGCGGCCGACATGGAGCGTCTGCTGCGTGCCCTCGACGGCCGCCGCACGGCGGCCGACCTGGCACGCGAGCTCGGACCGCGGTGGACGGTGGAGGCGGTCGAGGCGGCGCTGTTCCGTCTGATCGCGATGCGGCTGCTCGAGACCGGTGCCAAGCCTCCCCGCCCCCGGGGCAGCAAGCTGGTCACGTTCGTCCCGCCGCTCACGGTCCAGCTCACGGTCCTGCGCCCGGAGCGGCTCTTCGCCCGGCTCCGGCCGGTCATCGCGGTGCTGCTGAGCCGGTACGCCGTCGCCGCCGCGCTCGTCGTCGTGCTCGGCGGTCTGGTCGCGCTCGTCGTGCAGGGCGCACGGGTGCACGACGCGCTGGGCCACCCGCTGCCCGTGGCTGTGCTCCTGGCCGTCGCGGCGGCGTCGTTCGTGACCAGCGCGCTGCACGAGTTCGGGCACGGTGCCGCGCTCGCGCACCACGGCGGTCGCCCGAGCCGGCTGGGCATGATGCTCTTCTACCTGTCGCCCGCGTTCTTCTGCGACGTCACGGACGGCTGGCGGCTCGGCGACCGGACCGCCCGCGTCCGCGTCGCCCTGGCGGGGATCCTGGTCCAGCTCGTCGTGGCGGCGGTGGCCGCTCTGGCTGCCCTGGCCGTCCCGGGACCGTGGGGCTCGGCCCTGCTCGTCCTCGCGGTGACCACCACGGTGACCGGGCTGATGAACCTGATCCCGTTCGTGAAGCTCGACGGGTACATCGCCCTGATGAGCCACGTGGACGTCCCGTTCCTGCGCGAACGGTCCATGACGGACGCGCGGCGGTCGGTCGCCCGGGTGCTCTACGGCGGGCGGTACGAGCGCGAGCTCCCGCAGGTCACCTGGGCGGTGCCGTTCGGGTTGGCCAGCCTGGTGTTCCCGGCGGTGCTCGTCCTGGCGGCGCTGCGGATCTGGTTCCCCATCATCCTCGGCCTCGGCATCCTGGGCGCGGCCGTCGTCATCTCCGGCCTCGCCGTGGCTGCGCGGTTCGCCGTCCGGGCGACCGGGCGGCTGCTCGTGGAGGCGCGCGCGGCGGGGACCTCGGCGCTCCGGCGGCGCGTCGTCACGACGCTCGTGGTCGCCCTGGGGTGCGCGACGCTGCTGGTCCCGGTGCCCTACACCGTGGCCGGCGGGTTCGAGCAGGACGACGGGCACCTGTCGTTCGTCGTCGCCCAGTCGGCCGACCTCGACGCCCTGGCCCCCGGGACGCCCGTGACGCTCGCCCGCCGCGGGGTCGTCACGAGCACGGAGCTCGGGACCACCGCGGTGGGCAGCGAGGCCCCCCGCGACGGGACCGCGCCGCTGGCCGCGCTGCTGCCGGTCGCCGCGTCGGCCGCTCAGGTCCCCGTCGTGCTGGTCCCGCTGGAGCCGGAGATCGAGACCGGGGAGAGCGTCGGGTCGGCGGTCGCCGACCTCGGGACGCGCCGCCTGGGCACCTGGCTCTACCTCAACTACTTCGCCCAGCTGTGGCGATGA
- the lanKC gene encoding class III lanthionine synthetase LanKC, translating to MDAPLHLRYCRPDTPFFDAPAADPTATGYLDECPAPADGWQVTGNRDWTSLTPPDAELPAQGWKVHVSTVPDDASEALARTWDYCVGRGVPFKFLRSRDVLVQRSSKYGDRSASGKFITLYPRDEDELASVLDELGERLDGLRGPYILSDLRWGAGPLYVRYGGFKSITRRNDSGAVEYLITDPHGRLVEDRRGPSFRPPEWVTIPECLHPAIVERSEGRLTDFPYKVTRALHFSNGGGVYRATDTRTEREVLLREARPLAGLDGRGDDSLTRLERERWALSELAGVRGVPELLDYRRGNEHYFLVRDYVEGAPLSRECLRRNPLLRGDSSPEAVEEFTRWALHVLAQVTEAVREMHDRGVVFGDLHPGNVLVDESGTVTLIDFETATTTAQDAPQAIGAVGFTAPSGYIGAAVDRYALGVLRLAVFLPFGATLTWGLDKLDTVLELVRSTFPVGDGFENEVRVDLGPAPHEGPTILRPDPDAPARTGAPGPAERVQGLVDGVLRYADLTRDDRLYPGDAEQFFRPEGGVDLATGAAGVVWSLTRAGVQVPATHLDWLEAAADRVLGSPHPVAPGCYDGLSGIALSLAAAGRPDRVADLMARVDTTPVDDVGTGLHGGLAGIGLVHLALDRPDAAEALAAATAIGTVLAERTDTPRAPGQERPGLLRGATGAALFWLRLFERTADEDHLDRAEAALRADLRAFGWAQAGDDTEDVFARLPFLAHGVAGAGMVLHDLLRHRRPADLVAARDRVLEVVSSAFAVQAGLFNGAAGLLLALTHLDDPTDGDARVARLRAALERQVVDASGVPVMLGREALRLSTDLSTGSAGVVLACRGATLPFFGGTP from the coding sequence GTGGACGCTCCACTGCACCTGCGCTACTGCCGGCCGGACACGCCGTTCTTCGACGCGCCGGCGGCCGACCCGACGGCGACGGGGTACCTCGACGAGTGCCCGGCCCCGGCCGACGGGTGGCAGGTGACGGGCAACCGCGACTGGACGAGCCTGACGCCTCCCGACGCGGAGCTGCCGGCCCAGGGCTGGAAGGTGCACGTCTCGACGGTGCCCGACGACGCCTCGGAGGCGCTCGCGCGGACGTGGGACTACTGCGTCGGTCGCGGCGTGCCGTTCAAGTTCCTGCGGTCGCGCGACGTCCTGGTGCAGCGCAGCTCCAAGTACGGCGACCGGTCGGCCAGCGGCAAGTTCATCACCCTCTACCCGCGCGACGAGGACGAGCTCGCCTCCGTCCTCGACGAGCTCGGGGAGCGGCTGGACGGGCTGCGCGGGCCGTACATCCTGAGCGACCTCCGCTGGGGTGCCGGTCCGCTGTACGTGCGGTACGGCGGGTTCAAGTCGATCACCCGGCGCAACGACTCGGGCGCGGTGGAGTACCTCATCACCGACCCGCACGGCCGGCTGGTGGAGGACCGTCGCGGCCCCAGCTTCCGGCCCCCCGAGTGGGTGACGATCCCCGAGTGCCTGCACCCGGCGATCGTCGAGCGGAGCGAGGGACGTCTCACGGACTTCCCGTACAAGGTCACCAGGGCGTTGCACTTCTCCAACGGAGGTGGCGTGTACCGCGCCACCGACACCCGGACCGAGCGCGAGGTGCTGCTGCGGGAGGCGCGGCCCCTGGCAGGGCTGGACGGCCGGGGCGACGACTCGCTGACCCGGCTCGAGCGGGAGCGGTGGGCACTGTCCGAGCTGGCCGGCGTCCGTGGCGTGCCGGAGCTGCTCGACTACCGGCGCGGCAACGAGCACTACTTCCTCGTCCGGGACTACGTCGAGGGCGCACCCCTGTCGCGGGAGTGCCTGCGGCGCAACCCGCTGCTGCGCGGCGACTCGTCGCCGGAGGCGGTCGAGGAGTTCACGCGGTGGGCGCTCCACGTGCTGGCGCAGGTGACCGAGGCGGTCCGGGAGATGCACGACAGGGGAGTGGTGTTCGGTGACCTGCACCCCGGGAACGTGCTGGTGGACGAGTCCGGCACCGTCACGCTGATCGACTTCGAGACCGCCACGACGACCGCGCAGGACGCGCCGCAGGCCATCGGCGCGGTCGGCTTCACGGCGCCGTCGGGCTACATCGGCGCAGCGGTCGACCGGTACGCCCTCGGGGTGCTGCGGCTCGCGGTGTTCCTCCCCTTCGGGGCGACCCTCACGTGGGGCCTCGACAAGCTCGACACGGTGCTGGAGCTGGTCCGGTCGACGTTCCCGGTGGGCGACGGGTTCGAGAACGAGGTGCGCGTCGACCTCGGGCCCGCGCCGCACGAGGGTCCGACGATCCTGCGCCCCGACCCGGACGCGCCCGCCCGCACCGGCGCACCCGGCCCTGCCGAGCGGGTCCAGGGCTTGGTCGACGGGGTGCTCCGGTACGCCGACCTCACGCGCGACGACCGGCTCTACCCGGGAGACGCGGAGCAGTTCTTCCGGCCGGAGGGCGGGGTCGACCTGGCGACGGGAGCCGCCGGGGTCGTCTGGTCCCTGACCCGCGCCGGCGTGCAGGTCCCCGCCACCCACCTCGACTGGCTCGAGGCTGCGGCCGACCGGGTCCTCGGCTCGCCCCACCCCGTCGCGCCGGGGTGCTACGACGGTCTGAGCGGCATCGCGCTGAGCCTCGCCGCGGCCGGTCGCCCCGACCGCGTCGCGGACCTCATGGCGCGGGTGGACACCACCCCGGTCGACGACGTCGGCACGGGTCTGCACGGAGGGCTCGCGGGGATCGGGCTGGTCCACCTCGCGCTGGACCGGCCGGACGCGGCGGAGGCGCTCGCCGCGGCGACCGCGATCGGCACGGTCCTCGCGGAGCGGACGGACACGCCGCGCGCGCCCGGCCAGGAACGACCGGGCCTGCTGCGCGGCGCGACCGGTGCCGCGCTCTTCTGGCTGCGGCTGTTCGAGCGGACGGCCGACGAGGATCACCTGGACCGGGCGGAGGCGGCGCTCCGGGCGGACTTGCGCGCGTTCGGCTGGGCGCAGGCCGGCGACGACACCGAGGACGTGTTCGCGCGCCTGCCGTTCCTGGCGCACGGGGTCGCCGGCGCCGGGATGGTGCTGCACGACCTCCTCCGGCACCGGCGGCCCGCCGATCTCGTCGCCGCGCGGGACCGGGTCCTGGAGGTCGTCTCCTCGGCGTTCGCCGTCCAGGCCGGGCTGTTCAACGGAGCCGCGGGGCTCCTGCTCGCCCTGACGCACCTCGACGATCCCACCGACGGCGACGCACGGGTTGCTCGGCTGCGGGCGGCCCTGGAGCGCCAGGTGGTCGACGCCTCCGGGGTGCCCGTCATGCTCGGCCGGGAGGCGCTGCGCCTCTCGACCGACCTGTCGACCGGGTCCGCCGGGGTGGTGCTGGCCTGCCGTGGCGCGACGCTGCCGTTCTTCGGGGGCACCCCGTGA